TCTTATCGGTCATTTCAAACGGGTTGACATTCAGTGCCATGACCGTGAAAAAGAACAGGATATTAAGCATCAGGATACTAGAGACATATGGCATCATCGGATTCCTTTTTTCTTTTGAAAAAACAACCATTGCCGCATAGATAGATAAAAGGAAGGCCCACAAGAGCAGCGATCCCGCATTTCCAGCCCAGAAGGCTGTCAGCTTATAAGCCATTGGCAGACTTTCGTTTGTATAAGATGCTACATATTTATATTGGAACTGGCTGGTTCCAAGCAGATATAACAGCAGGAAGGATGCGATGCTCGAAACAAAAGCGAGTGAGAGTACTGCTCCTCTGGCACTTTCAAGCCATTTGCTGCTTTTCTTCCTAATCCCAGCCATATTGGCAATGATTCCATAAAGCGCAATCACGATCCCGAGATAAATTGAGATATTGCCGATCAAATACATACAGATAACCACCCATCTGTTTTATTCCTTCTTGTCATTTTTGTACATTTCCTTATGCATTTCGGTATCATAGTTCTCCATATCTTCGCCTTCATATTTTGTCGGGCATTTCGTCTGGACTTTTTCAGCCTCGAAAACTCCGTCCTTCTGGATGAAACCTTCAACGAGGACGATGACATCCTCAGAAAAATTGTCAGGCTTTATGCCCTTATGAAAGACCTGGAGTGTTCCCTCGCCTTCCTCATATAGCTCGAAACGAAGCTCCAGCTTATCAGCATCCCACTTCACCGATTCCTTATTGAGCAATCCCTGTGTCATAATATAATCACCTTCATACTTCGACCCATTTTTACTAAGGTCAGCGATTGTGATTTCCTTGCTGCCGGCGCTTGGCATCGTCGAAAACATCATGATTATGAATGCGACAGCTGCAAGTCCCAGCCCGATAACGATTTTTTTGTTTTTGGACATTACTTTTTACCTCCCAGCTTTTTGAGCAATTCATTGTATTCTGTTTCCGTTATGCTTCCATCCACTAGCATCCCGCGCAGTTTTGCTTTTTTCGTTTCATAGTCTGCTGTAATCTCGTCTTTTACCGGCCTTGTTTTCTTTCTCTTCATAAGGAAAATCAGAAGCAGAGCCGCGATGACCGTTACACTGCCAACAACCGTGATGACAAGCCACAAAGGCATTTTCTCTTCATTCTGTTTTAGTGTGCCAGCTTTCTTTGCGTCTCCGGCCATATCCTCCATAATCTCAGCTGTCGTCCGATCGTCTTTTCGTTCGTACTCCAGTGTGATGTTCTTCGTTTCACCTGGCTTCATTCCCTGGCCTTGATAAAGAAACATGTTCATGTTGTAGGAATTCTTCTGCTGCTGCTCCGACGCAGGTTCCAGCTTGAAGCTTTCCGAGTTGAGCGGCTCCACGAAAATCAGGTTAAGCAGGCCTATATTCGTAAAGCTTTCGAAATCGTAAGTGAGCTTTTTCGTGTCTTCTTTCACGTTGATGCTGTCGGTGTAGTACTCAATCACAAATTTATAGATTTCCTGTGGCTGGATTTCCTCGCTCGTTTCCCAGGAAATTGTTCCTTTTTTCTTATCCAGCTCATATTCGATTTCATTCATTTCTTTGAGATCGCGGGTATAGTCAGCCACGAATCCAAGCCTGAAATTCTTCTCATCCATCGGCAGCGGAATGACTACCTTGCCTTTTTGTGCCTCTTCCGAATTATTTTTCAGCGCTCCATGGTAACCGACCAAAAGTGGTGGATTCTTCTTTTTATCTTTCGGATGGTAGGAGTACTCAGGCATTACCTGGATCGTCAGCTCCTCCATATTCAAAACATCGGATGTGGCTTCAGCACCTGCCAATCCTGGCAGCTGAAAAATGAAAAATAATATCAAGGACAAAGCGGACTTGACAACTTTCATATACATGACTCCTTTCTACATGTGACAGATTCGTGAATATTTTCACAAGACAACTTGCATTTAAAAACCAACCTTTATGGTTGATGTATTTTTCAAAACTTACTGATGTGCCGCTACCTTATTTAAACCATTTCTAAAAGCCCCCAATCTGTGATTTACATCACGGAATTTCCGCCAGTTTTATCCGAATTGTGAACGGGGGGTATTTTTTGGATTTGCCATTTAGACTGTTGAGTGCCGCATTCCGGGTTTAGATTCAATCAATAATATGAAAGTAAAAAGAAAAAACCCCACTTCCTTTTTGGAAGTGAGGGTGTTACAAATTTATGAAGATTGCTCCGGTTCTGGATGGAATTTTGACTTAACAGGCTGTCCGCCGCTTTGTTCATATTTTTTCTTTGCTTCTTTTACAGGATCGTGATCGGTTCCAAGTTCAAGATCCTGGTTATTGATCCCATTCCGTGTCTTTTGTTCAGGATTGTTTTGCTTTGAGCGTTTTTTCAAAGTTTTCCCCTCCTGTTTAATGGTCAAGCAAAATCATATTGTTTTGGACCTGCTGGAGCTGCAGTCTCATTCTGTGCAGCTGGTCTCGCTGCTGGGCGTTCGCGCTGAAGGCCAGCTTGGCCAAATCATTATAAGCGTCCTCAAGAGCCTGCAGGGCGTTCGTGAAATTGCCGTCATTATAATGCTGCTGGGTAGCTGCAGTCTTATATTGTTCCTGGGCAAGATTGATTGCATCTTCACATTGCTGAAGTAGCTGGTCAACCGATTGACGTGTTGCCATTTTTAGCCCCTCCTTTTTATGTTGCTGAAGCAAAGTCCGCTTCTTCTTTATTTTGTTCACAATGCATTTTCCTATCACGTTTTTGTTGAAGTTTAATGATGGCAAAAGCTTTTTGTAATCTTTTTGCAATTGGATTCACCTATTCTAAGTGGTACAATTTTTATTATTACTGACTGACAGGCTTTAAGGAGGCATCTGGCATGAAACAGGCCAACCCTTTTCCATTCGCAACAGATGATAAAAGATACCATACATGGAATTACCATTTAAGGAACCATTTTGGCCATAAGGTTTTCAAGGTGGCGCTAGATGGCGGTTTCGACTGCCCGAACCGTGACGGCACAGTGGCCCATGGCGGCTGCACGTTTTGCAGCGCATCTGGTTCAGGCGATTTCGCGGGTGACAGGGTTGAAGATCTTGGAACTCAATTTTCTAAAATAAAGGGAAAAATGCATACGAAGTGGAAAGATGGCAAGTATATGGCTTATTTCCAGGCTTTCACTAATACCCACGCGCCGGTCGATGTGCTCCGGCAAAAATACGAAACCGTATTGAACGAGGAAGGTGTCGTCGGGCTCTCCATTGCAACGAGGCCTGATTGCCTGCCGGATGATGTCGTTGAATATCTTGCCGAGCTTAACCAGCGAACGTATTTATGGGTTGAGCTAGGTCTTCAGACTGTGCATGAAAAAACGGCGAATTTAATCAATCGTGCTCATGATTATGAAACGTACAAGCAGGGTGTGGACAAACTCCGCAAACATGGCATCAGGATTTGTTCCCACATCATTAACGGATTGCCTATGGAAACTCCTGAAATGATGATGGAGACGGCTCAAGAAGTCGCCAAGCTTGATGTCCAGGGCATTAAAATCCATTTGCTCCATTTGCTGAAAGGCACCCCGATGGTCAAGCAATATGAAAAGGGACTCCTAAAGTTCCTAAGCTTTGAGGATTATGTAAAATTAGTCTGCGACCAGCTTGAAATTTTGCCTCCGGAAATGATCATCCATCGGATTACAGGAGATGGTCCGATTGAGCTGATGATCGGACCGATGTGGAGCGTCAACAAATGGGAAGTGCTGAACGCAATTGATAAAGAAATGAAACGCCGCGATAGCTGGCAAGGTAAATTTCAGGTTAAAAATAGTGTGGTGATTGAAAATGAAGCTTGAACGGATTCTTCCCTTTGCACGGAACCTTCTTGAATCAGCCATACACCCCGGTGACATCGCTGTGGATGCAACCGTGGGAAATGGTCATGATACGATTTTCTTAGCTAATCTTGTGGGTCCTTCTGGACGGATTTACGGTTTTGATATCCAGGATGAAGCGCTAATGTCATGCAAAAACAAGCTGCGTGAACATCATCTGCAGGATCAGGTTACCCTGTTCCATACCGGACATGAAAACCTTACCGAATGCATCCCGCCGCTGCACTTCGGAAAAATAACAGCCGCTGTTTTCAATCTCGGCTATCTTCCAGGCGGAAATAAGGACATCGTCACCGTCCCAGAGACAACCATCCAGGCCATCGATCAGCTGCTTGAAATCATGGCACCAGAAGGAATCATCGTAATCGTCATTTACCACGGACATCCAGAAGGAAAAGTCGAAAGAGACTATTTATTAAGATATGTGAAGTCGCTCGATCAAAGCATCGCACACGTACTCGAATATAAATTCCTGAACCAGAAAAATAACCCGCCTTTCATTATTGCGATTGAAAAAAGATAACAAGCCTCCTGAAGATGGGAGGCTTTTTTCTAAGGAGTTGTCCTTTTGATGAATTCAGGGGAAAAGATTCTGGGTTTTGTGACCGATTTCTCACTATTGGCCAGTGGCCGGGAACTTTACCAGGGTTTATTTATGTGACCCGTTGTTCTCTATTGGTCATGACCGGGCACAGGTCGAGGGTTTATGTGACCCGTTTCTCCCTTTTGGCCAGAACCGGGAACATATCTAAGGTTTATGTGACCCGTTTCTCCCTTATGGACAGAGACCGGGAACCTATCGAAGGGTTATGTGACCCGTTTGTTCCTTTGGGCCATGACCAGTAACAAATGGCTTAAGAAGAAATCCCGCCTTCTCAATTTCCTTTTTAAGTGCACGGGCTGAGGGCTGCTGAACACCTCCTACCTCAATTGGTCTGAACTAATCAACGGAATAAAAAAAAACAGCCAGGCTCGGCTGTTTCAAAAAAATCCTAAATCATTTTATAAACGCCCGCACCAGTCCACCTGGCACCCATCTTTGCAAAGAGCGGTAGGCTCGTCCATTGATATAAAAGAAGTAGCTGACGGGGCCGGCTGTTTTGATCATTTCCCTGGCAAGCTTTCTGATTCTCTCCTGACGTCTTACTTTTTCATCCGAAAGATAGACGCCGAGGAGGCCCCTGTTAATCAGTTTATGAAATCTTTGATGAGGCAGTTTGGCGGTGTGATAATCGGCGTTTTCCACGAAATGCCGTAAACGGTCGAACAATGCTTCTTCATTCTCATAATAGAAACAGAAGTTCAAATCCCCGCCTTCCCGATCCTCTTCCTGGTCTATGAAATAATCCAACAGGATGTGCAGCCCTTGTATGTATGGAAAATAGCCATTGCGGATGCTATCCGCGTATTCCGGTTTGAAGTCATCTCGCAGCGCGTAAGAGACGAGGCAGAAGATCCCTAGTGTAGAACCGGTACATGCCGAGAATTCATACCACTCCATCTGCGGAATGTTTTTGCGATGGCCATCGAACCAAGTTTGGAGCCTCGGAACCCGCTCTTTCACTTCGACGTGTTTATGGATTTGCAAATCACAATAATACTCACATAGCTCTCCAAGATGTTCTCGGATCACATGGTAATGCTCAAGCTCTGCGAGGACTTCACGGCAAACGGTCACCAGTTCGATCAAGTACCCGCCATCATTCTGGTCTTCCCGCTCGCGGTAATAATTTTTAAGCTGACTCTCTAGATTGAGTGCGTCTGCCATTGATTCATGCAGCGCTGCAAAATCTGCCGGGTCAAGGGACGTGCTGCGGTCACATAGATTATCAAGATAATCGCTGATTGTCTGGTAGGCGACAATGAACCTGATAGCCTGTTTATATTTTTTTTTTGCGGTAAGGCTTAAAATCGAGCCGCCTTCGCAGTGGAATGTTTTGTGCTCGATGCTTGCCAATGCCTGCTTTCTTAATTCAGGGTTCGGAATCTCTTCCGCCCTGCTTTTCCAATATGTCAGCTCTCGGTGAACCTGGGGCAGGACTTGTCTGTACACCCGGTACATCAAACTTATGGGCATTGATGGAATCATCATGCTGCAGTTTCACCCTCTCCATCTCTAATAAACATATCCTATCGCCTTCAGCTGGCTCATGACAAAATCATGAGCATAGTCAAACACTTCTTCGCGTTCAGGCTCGTTAAAAACTTCATGATAGCATTTTGGCCACTCTTTGTAGCGCTTCTCCGACAGCGGGGCATTGTTGAACCATTCTTTCACCTCACGCTTATCGACAATTTTATCATCCCCGCCCTGCAGCAGCAGAGTCGGTACGTCCTGTACTTTGCCCATTTCTTCAAATGCCTGCTCCATTGCAGCTGCCAATTCACGGTACCATCGCACCGAAACCTTCGTAATATAAAGCGAATCATTCGCATCAACAGCCTTGACGTCATCATTCCTGGTTGCCATTTCGACAGTCAGACCAGGAGAGATCCGTAAAGTCGGAACTACCACATTCAAACCGTGAGAGACCATATCTAGCAATTTTGAAGGGTAAGTCACCAATCCAAGGCATGGTGATGACAAAATAAGTCCGGCAATCTCAACCCGTTCCTCCTGAAGCAAGCGGATGGCGATAAGTCCGCCCATGCTGTGGCCCAGCAAAAACACCGGGAGGTTAAAGTCATACGCAGCTTCTATCCACTCTTTCGCTTCAAGGATATATTCCTCAAATGAATCAATATGGCCACGGTTCGCCCTAGTTGTCATGCCGTGTCCAGGCAAATCACCCATTATCACATGAAAACCGGATGAACGCCAGGCTTCAATCAGCCATCCATACCGGCCATGATGCTCCAGTGCACCATGAATCATGACGATTACAGCTTTAGCATCCCCATCAGCTTCCCATTTCCACATGACCATTCCCCCACTCAAATACTTTTTCTTTCTTTAAAAGAACTATAATATATAATTAGAAAAAAATAAAAACCAAAGCCTTAATAAATTACAGGAGTGTGCACAATGATTTATCCTTACAATGGCAAAACACCTAAAATAGCGGATTCAGCTTTTATCGCAGATTATGTAACAATTACTGGGGATGTTGAAATAGGCGAGGAATCGGGTGTCTGGTTCAATACCTCGATCCGCGGTGATGTGGCTCCGACAATCATCGGCAATAGAGTGAATATACAGGATAACTCAGTCCTGCATCAGAGCCCAAACAATCCATTAATCCTGGAAGACGAAGTGACGGTCGGCCATCAGGTTATCCTCCACAGCTGTATTATCAGGAAAAAAGCATTAATTGGGATGGGTTCCATCATTCTCGACCAGGCTGAAATTGGAGAAGGTGCTTTTATTGGAGCCGGCAGCCTTGTTCCTCAGGGTAAGAAAATCCCTCCCAATACTCTTGCTTTCGGACGCCCCGCTAAAGTCATCCGAGAACTGAACGAAGAAGATATCCGCGATATGGAGCGGATTTCACGAGAATATGCAGAAAAAGGGCAGTACTATAAAAGTTTGCAGAATAAAGGTCAATGATCCGCTAAAAAAATTGCTTGCCAGTCCGATACTAAATAATATAATATACCCTTTTATTATGGAAATATGCGGACGTGGTGATGGACGTGGACAAATTATATTTACCGCTCGCAGCAATCATACCGCTGCTGGTTTTGTTTTATCTATTGATTCGAAAACAAAATAGCATGATGAGATCCATCCTGATGTTTATGCTTGTTTTTACATCGATTGTGGGAGCTTTCCTGCTGGAAAATCTTCAGGCATCACATGTTGCCCAGGCAGTGCAGTCTGTGAAAGACTGGCTTGATGAACCTGAATCCCCTGCCAAAAAGGCACCTGTTTTTATAGATGATTACGAACCACAGATCATCCCGATAAAAAAACAGGTACTCCTTGAGGCTCCAGTCGTTTGGCAAATGCCGGAGCTCCCAAGAGGTTGTGAGGTCACTAGCCTGGCCATGCTCCTGCAGCATCAGGGAGTTCAGACAGACAAGCTGACTCTTGCTAAGGAAGTACGGAAAAACCCTGCCGAATACCGTATCAGCAATGGAAAAATCTTTTTTGGCGATCCGAATAAGGGTTTTGTCGGCAATATGTATACATACACAAAACCTGGGCTGGGAGTCTACCATAAACCGATCGCTGAACTTGCAGAAAAGTATCTCCCCGGCAAAATAAAAGATTTGACTGGAGCTGAATTCCAGGAATTAAAAATCCATTTATCTGATAACAGGCCCGTTTGGGTAATCATTAACACCGAATATAAAAAACTGGACGATAGCTTTTTCCAGACATGGCATACACCTGATGGAGCTGTAAAAATAACCATGAAGGAACATTCTGTCCTGATTACCGGCTATGATGAAAACTCTGTTTTCTTCAATGACCCACTTACAGGTGAGAAAAATAAAAAAGCACCCATGAAAGACTTCGTGGAAGCCTGGGTGCAGATGGGGAGGCAGGCCATCACCTACCTCCCCTGAATTTTAGGATTGAAATACTTTTTGAGCCTCATACTCCTTCTGGAAGGAGTATTTTTTTTCGACATATACATCATGCCACATCATGAACATCAGAACAGTCCAGATTTTACGGCTGT
The nucleotide sequence above comes from Mesobacillus jeotgali. Encoded proteins:
- a CDS encoding TIGR01212 family radical SAM protein (This family includes YhcC from E. coli K-12, an uncharacterized radical SAM protein.), coding for MKQANPFPFATDDKRYHTWNYHLRNHFGHKVFKVALDGGFDCPNRDGTVAHGGCTFCSASGSGDFAGDRVEDLGTQFSKIKGKMHTKWKDGKYMAYFQAFTNTHAPVDVLRQKYETVLNEEGVVGLSIATRPDCLPDDVVEYLAELNQRTYLWVELGLQTVHEKTANLINRAHDYETYKQGVDKLRKHGIRICSHIINGLPMETPEMMMETAQEVAKLDVQGIKIHLLHLLKGTPMVKQYEKGLLKFLSFEDYVKLVCDQLEILPPEMIIHRITGDGPIELMIGPMWSVNKWEVLNAIDKEMKRRDSWQGKFQVKNSVVIENEA
- a CDS encoding YtzC family protein, whose product is MATRQSVDQLLQQCEDAINLAQEQYKTAATQQHYNDGNFTNALQALEDAYNDLAKLAFSANAQQRDQLHRMRLQLQQVQNNMILLDH
- a CDS encoding class I SAM-dependent methyltransferase, whose amino-acid sequence is MKLERILPFARNLLESAIHPGDIAVDATVGNGHDTIFLANLVGPSGRIYGFDIQDEALMSCKNKLREHHLQDQVTLFHTGHENLTECIPPLHFGKITAAVFNLGYLPGGNKDIVTVPETTIQAIDQLLEIMAPEGIIVIVIYHGHPEGKVERDYLLRYVKSLDQSIAHVLEYKFLNQKNNPPFIIAIEKR
- a CDS encoding glycogen biosynthesis protein GlgD; this encodes MKKRSKQNNPEQKTRNGINNQDLELGTDHDPVKEAKKKYEQSGGQPVKSKFHPEPEQSS
- a CDS encoding gamma carbonic anhydrase, whose translation is MIYPYNGKTPKIADSAFIADYVTITGDVEIGEESGVWFNTSIRGDVAPTIIGNRVNIQDNSVLHQSPNNPLILEDEVTVGHQVILHSCIIRKKALIGMGSIILDQAEIGEGAFIGAGSLVPQGKKIPPNTLAFGRPAKVIRELNEEDIRDMERISREYAEKGQYYKSLQNKGQ
- a CDS encoding tetraprenyl-beta-curcumene synthase family protein, which encodes MMIPSMPISLMYRVYRQVLPQVHRELTYWKSRAEEIPNPELRKQALASIEHKTFHCEGGSILSLTAKKKYKQAIRFIVAYQTISDYLDNLCDRSTSLDPADFAALHESMADALNLESQLKNYYREREDQNDGGYLIELVTVCREVLAELEHYHVIREHLGELCEYYCDLQIHKHVEVKERVPRLQTWFDGHRKNIPQMEWYEFSACTGSTLGIFCLVSYALRDDFKPEYADSIRNGYFPYIQGLHILLDYFIDQEEDREGGDLNFCFYYENEEALFDRLRHFVENADYHTAKLPHQRFHKLINRGLLGVYLSDEKVRRQERIRKLAREMIKTAGPVSYFFYINGRAYRSLQRWVPGGLVRAFIK
- a CDS encoding alpha/beta hydrolase; the protein is MWKWEADGDAKAVIVMIHGALEHHGRYGWLIEAWRSSGFHVIMGDLPGHGMTTRANRGHIDSFEEYILEAKEWIEAAYDFNLPVFLLGHSMGGLIAIRLLQEERVEIAGLILSSPCLGLVTYPSKLLDMVSHGLNVVVPTLRISPGLTVEMATRNDDVKAVDANDSLYITKVSVRWYRELAAAMEQAFEEMGKVQDVPTLLLQGGDDKIVDKREVKEWFNNAPLSEKRYKEWPKCYHEVFNEPEREEVFDYAHDFVMSQLKAIGYVY
- a CDS encoding C39 family peptidase, coding for MDKLYLPLAAIIPLLVLFYLLIRKQNSMMRSILMFMLVFTSIVGAFLLENLQASHVAQAVQSVKDWLDEPESPAKKAPVFIDDYEPQIIPIKKQVLLEAPVVWQMPELPRGCEVTSLAMLLQHQGVQTDKLTLAKEVRKNPAEYRISNGKIFFGDPNKGFVGNMYTYTKPGLGVYHKPIAELAEKYLPGKIKDLTGAEFQELKIHLSDNRPVWVIINTEYKKLDDSFFQTWHTPDGAVKITMKEHSVLITGYDENSVFFNDPLTGEKNKKAPMKDFVEAWVQMGRQAITYLP
- a CDS encoding cytochrome c maturation protein CcmE; the encoded protein is MSKNKKIVIGLGLAAVAFIIMMFSTMPSAGSKEITIADLSKNGSKYEGDYIMTQGLLNKESVKWDADKLELRFELYEEGEGTLQVFHKGIKPDNFSEDVIVLVEGFIQKDGVFEAEKVQTKCPTKYEGEDMENYDTEMHKEMYKNDKKE